One genomic segment of Pandoraea sputorum includes these proteins:
- the bioF gene encoding 8-amino-7-oxononanoate synthase, whose protein sequence is MTTHPLLDRLDAGLAEIDRQHLRRRHRVVSTPCQPHLSADGRDVLAFASNDYLGLAAHPKVVEALIEGAQRYGAGSGASHLISGHSQAHAELEDVLADFMSPHLVDGRALYFCTGYMANLATISALANKDSEIFSEALNHASLIDGARLSRAKTHVYPHGDVDALAALLDASTAETKLIVTDGVFSMDGDIAPLPQLLALAERHNAWLIVDDAHGFGVVGENGRGVFEHFDMRSPNLVIIGTLGKAAGVGGAFVAAHRSVIEWLINRARPYIFTTAAAPSQAHALLTSLAIIAGDEGRERRATLQARIAQLRDSLTLKHWHHMVSPTGVQPIILGENAAALHAQAGLAEAGLWVPAIRPPTVAPGTSRLRLTLSAAHTAEDVARLTRAINQLDNDWTEHAHG, encoded by the coding sequence ATGACGACCCATCCCCTGCTCGACCGTCTCGACGCCGGACTCGCCGAGATCGACCGTCAGCATCTCCGTCGCCGTCATCGCGTGGTGAGCACGCCATGCCAGCCGCACCTGAGTGCCGACGGCCGTGACGTCCTCGCCTTCGCGAGCAACGACTATCTCGGGCTGGCGGCACACCCGAAGGTCGTCGAAGCCCTCATCGAAGGCGCGCAACGTTACGGCGCAGGCAGCGGCGCCTCGCACCTCATCAGCGGCCACTCGCAGGCGCACGCGGAACTCGAAGACGTCCTCGCCGACTTCATGTCGCCGCATCTGGTCGACGGCCGCGCGCTGTACTTCTGCACCGGCTACATGGCCAATCTGGCGACGATCTCCGCACTCGCCAACAAGGACTCGGAGATCTTCTCCGAAGCGCTCAACCACGCCTCGCTGATCGACGGCGCACGGCTCTCGCGCGCGAAGACGCACGTCTATCCGCACGGCGATGTCGACGCCCTCGCCGCTCTGCTTGATGCCAGCACCGCTGAGACGAAGCTGATCGTCACCGATGGCGTGTTCTCGATGGACGGCGATATCGCACCGCTGCCGCAGTTGCTCGCGCTCGCCGAGCGTCATAACGCGTGGCTCATCGTGGACGACGCGCACGGCTTCGGCGTTGTCGGTGAGAACGGACGCGGCGTGTTCGAACACTTCGACATGCGCTCGCCGAACCTCGTCATCATCGGCACGCTCGGCAAGGCCGCCGGTGTCGGTGGCGCGTTCGTCGCAGCCCATCGAAGCGTGATCGAGTGGCTGATCAATCGCGCCCGTCCGTACATCTTCACGACGGCGGCCGCGCCCTCGCAGGCGCATGCGTTGCTCACCAGTCTCGCCATCATCGCGGGTGACGAAGGTCGCGAGCGTCGTGCGACGTTGCAGGCGCGCATTGCGCAACTGCGCGATTCGCTCACGTTGAAGCACTGGCATCACATGGTCTCCCCGACGGGCGTGCAGCCGATCATCCTCGGTGAGAACGCCGCCGCGCTGCATGCGCAGGCCGGGCTGGCCGAGGCCGGATTGTGGGTGCCCGCGATTCGTCCGCCGACGGTCGCACCGGGCACGTCGCGCCTGCGTCTCACGCTCAGCGCCGCACATACGGCCGAGGACGTCGCGCGCCTGACCCGCGCCATCAATCAACTCGACAACGACTGGACGGAGCACGCGCATGGCTGA
- the bioA gene encoding adenosylmethionine--8-amino-7-oxononanoate transaminase, with product MDASPRPPNGPGDLAERSLRQVWHPCTQMKQQAKLPLVALSHGEGPWLVDTGGERYLDAISSWWVNLFGHANPRINAALIDQLGRLEHAMLAGFTHEPVVSLSERLSALTGGVLGHAFFASDGASAVEIALKMSFHAWRNQGYSDKREFVCVRNGYHGETLGALAVTDVALFRDAYDPLLRHAHVVASPDARQARDGETAVDVARRAADELDTLLTQREGRIAAVIVEPLVQCAAGMAMHDPEYLRRVRALCDKHGAHMIADEIAVGCGRTGTFFASEQAGIWPDLLTLSKGISGGYLPLSLVLSRDAIYDAFYDDDTARGFLHSHSYTGNPLACRAALATLDIFADDDVLARNAVSAARLTQALAPLADDPRAKHFRHRGMIWAFDADLPDAPGAASAFAKRFYTEARARGVLLRPIGSTVYLMPPYVLDDGTIDWLAAQTLAAFDTTMNATLKQEVSA from the coding sequence ATGGACGCCTCCCCGCGCCCCCCCAACGGTCCCGGCGATCTCGCCGAACGCAGTCTGCGCCAGGTCTGGCACCCCTGCACGCAGATGAAGCAACAGGCAAAGCTGCCCCTCGTCGCGCTGTCTCACGGCGAAGGGCCCTGGCTCGTCGACACCGGCGGCGAGCGCTACCTCGATGCGATCAGTTCGTGGTGGGTCAATCTGTTCGGCCACGCGAACCCGCGCATCAACGCGGCGCTGATCGATCAGCTCGGTCGCCTCGAACATGCGATGCTCGCCGGCTTCACGCATGAGCCCGTCGTGTCCTTGTCCGAACGTCTGTCGGCATTGACCGGCGGCGTGCTCGGTCATGCGTTCTTCGCGTCGGACGGTGCGTCGGCCGTCGAGATCGCGCTGAAGATGAGTTTTCACGCGTGGCGCAATCAGGGCTACAGCGACAAGCGCGAATTCGTCTGCGTGCGCAACGGCTATCACGGCGAAACGCTCGGTGCGCTGGCCGTCACCGACGTCGCCCTGTTCCGTGACGCCTACGACCCGCTGCTGCGACACGCGCACGTTGTGGCGTCGCCCGATGCGCGTCAGGCGCGCGATGGCGAGACGGCCGTGGATGTCGCGCGTCGTGCCGCCGATGAACTCGACACGCTGCTCACGCAGCGCGAAGGACGCATCGCCGCCGTCATCGTCGAGCCGCTGGTGCAGTGCGCCGCAGGCATGGCGATGCACGATCCCGAATACCTGCGCCGCGTGCGTGCGCTCTGCGACAAGCACGGCGCGCACATGATTGCGGACGAAATCGCCGTCGGTTGCGGCCGCACCGGCACGTTCTTCGCGAGCGAACAGGCCGGTATCTGGCCCGATCTGCTGACGCTCTCCAAGGGCATCAGCGGCGGCTATCTGCCGCTCTCGCTCGTGCTCTCGCGCGACGCGATCTACGACGCCTTTTACGACGACGACACCGCACGCGGATTCCTGCACTCGCACTCGTACACCGGCAATCCGCTGGCGTGCCGCGCTGCGCTGGCTACGCTCGACATTTTCGCGGACGACGACGTTCTCGCCAGAAATGCCGTGAGCGCTGCGCGTCTGACGCAAGCCCTCGCACCGCTCGCAGACGATCCGCGCGCGAAGCATTTCCGCCATCGCGGCATGATCTGGGCCTTCGACGCCGACTTGCCGGACGCACCCGGCGCGGCGAGTGCCTTCGCAAAGCGCTTCTACACCGAAGCCCGCGCGCGTGGCGTACTGCTGCGTCCGATCGGCTCGACGGTGTATCTGATGCCGCCATATGTGCTCGACGACGGCACGATCGACTGGCTGGCCGCTCAAACGCTCGCCGCCTTCGACACGACGATGAACGCGACGCTGAAGCAGGAGGTGTCGGCATGA
- a CDS encoding enoyl-CoA hydratase/isomerase family protein codes for MQLATLKLSVDAHVATVTLNRPDVRNAFNETVIEELTGTFRALATNDDVRAIVLAAEGVAFCAGADLNWMKKMAGYSDTENRADAMTLAVMLNTIYRCPKPVIARVQGDTYAGGVGLAAVADIVVAVDTAHFCLSEAKLGLIPATIGPYVIRALGEQASRRYFLTAERFTATTAQRLGLVHEVVTDDTLDSTVGALAKALVDNSPNAVKECKRLVQDFAGRAIDEAAIADTAERIAKIRASDEGREGVRSFLEKRSPSWRDAS; via the coding sequence ATGCAACTCGCTACGCTCAAGCTCAGTGTCGACGCCCACGTCGCCACCGTTACGCTCAACCGTCCGGACGTGCGCAACGCGTTCAACGAAACCGTCATCGAAGAACTGACCGGCACGTTTCGCGCGCTGGCGACGAACGACGACGTGCGCGCCATCGTGCTCGCCGCTGAAGGCGTAGCGTTCTGCGCGGGCGCCGATCTGAACTGGATGAAGAAGATGGCCGGATACTCGGACACCGAGAACCGCGCCGACGCCATGACGCTCGCCGTCATGCTCAACACGATCTACCGCTGCCCGAAGCCGGTGATCGCGCGCGTGCAGGGCGACACGTACGCAGGCGGTGTGGGCCTCGCGGCCGTGGCGGACATCGTGGTCGCCGTCGACACGGCGCACTTCTGCCTGTCCGAAGCCAAGCTCGGCCTGATTCCCGCGACCATCGGCCCGTATGTGATTCGCGCGCTGGGCGAACAGGCGTCGCGTCGCTATTTCTTGACGGCGGAACGCTTCACAGCCACCACGGCGCAGCGTCTCGGCCTCGTGCACGAAGTCGTTACCGACGACACGCTCGACAGCACCGTCGGCGCGCTGGCGAAGGCGCTGGTCGACAACAGCCCGAACGCGGTGAAGGAGTGCAAGCGCCTTGTGCAGGACTTCGCCGGGCGCGCCATCGACGAGGCGGCCATCGCCGACACGGCCGAGCGCATCGCGAAGATCCGCGCATCCGATGAGGGTCGCGAAGGGGTGCGTTCGTTCCTGGAGAAGCGTTCGCCGTCGTGGCGCGACGCGTCCTGA
- a CDS encoding carboxyl transferase domain-containing protein yields the protein MPILESKLNPRGEDFARNASAMQTVVDELRARIAQLAGGGGEAARKKHTGRGKLLPRDRVQQLLDPGSPFLELSQLAATGMYHDDAPGAGIITGIGRVSGQECVIVCNDATVKGGTYYPMTVKKHLRAQEIAEQNHLPCIYLVDSGGANLPNQDDVFPDRDHFGRIFYNQAQMSTQGIPQIAVVMGSCTAGGAYVPAMSDESIIVKEQGTIFLGGPPLVKAATGEEVSAEDLGGADVHTRLSGVADHFAQNDAHALSIARSIAANLNRRKPATVATKPPVEPKYDARELYGVIPADTKKPFDVREVIARLVDGSEFDEFKARYGTTLVCGFAHLWGYPVGIVANNGILFSESAQKGAHFIELCCQRKIPLIFLQNITGFMVGRKYENEGIAKHGAKMVTAVATANVPKFTVIIGGSFGAGNYGMCGRAYSPRFLWMWPNARISVMGGEQAASVLATVKRDGIEGKGGQWSAEEEDAFKQPIRDQYERQGHPFYASARLWDDGVIDPADTRTVLGLGLSAALNAPIPETRFGLFRM from the coding sequence ATGCCGATTCTCGAAAGCAAACTCAACCCGCGCGGCGAAGACTTTGCACGCAACGCGTCCGCCATGCAGACCGTAGTCGACGAACTGCGCGCCCGTATCGCGCAACTGGCCGGTGGCGGCGGTGAGGCTGCGCGCAAGAAACACACCGGCCGTGGCAAGCTGCTGCCGCGCGATCGCGTGCAACAACTGCTCGATCCGGGTTCACCTTTTCTCGAACTCTCGCAACTCGCTGCAACCGGCATGTATCACGACGACGCACCGGGCGCGGGCATCATCACCGGCATCGGTCGTGTCTCCGGCCAGGAATGTGTGATCGTCTGTAACGACGCGACAGTCAAGGGCGGCACGTATTACCCAATGACGGTCAAGAAGCACCTGCGCGCACAGGAGATCGCCGAGCAGAACCATCTGCCATGCATCTATCTGGTCGACTCGGGCGGCGCGAATCTGCCGAATCAGGACGACGTCTTCCCCGATCGCGATCACTTCGGCCGGATCTTCTACAACCAGGCGCAGATGTCGACGCAAGGCATTCCGCAGATCGCCGTGGTGATGGGCTCGTGCACCGCTGGCGGCGCATACGTGCCCGCCATGAGCGACGAGTCCATCATCGTCAAGGAACAGGGCACGATTTTCCTCGGCGGCCCGCCGCTGGTGAAGGCCGCTACGGGCGAAGAAGTGAGCGCCGAGGATCTCGGCGGTGCCGACGTCCACACGCGCCTGTCGGGTGTCGCCGATCACTTCGCGCAGAACGACGCACACGCGCTGTCCATCGCACGCAGCATCGCCGCGAACCTCAATCGCCGCAAACCGGCGACGGTCGCCACCAAGCCCCCGGTCGAACCGAAGTACGACGCACGCGAACTGTACGGCGTGATTCCCGCCGACACGAAGAAGCCGTTCGACGTGCGCGAAGTGATCGCGCGTCTGGTCGACGGCTCCGAGTTCGACGAATTCAAGGCGCGCTACGGCACCACGCTGGTGTGCGGTTTCGCGCATCTGTGGGGCTATCCGGTCGGCATCGTAGCGAATAACGGCATCCTGTTCTCGGAGTCCGCGCAAAAGGGCGCGCACTTCATCGAACTGTGCTGCCAGCGCAAGATTCCGCTGATCTTCCTGCAGAACATCACGGGCTTCATGGTCGGGCGCAAATACGAAAACGAAGGCATCGCCAAGCACGGCGCGAAGATGGTGACGGCCGTCGCCACCGCGAACGTGCCGAAGTTCACCGTCATCATCGGCGGCTCGTTCGGCGCGGGTAACTACGGCATGTGCGGTCGCGCCTACTCGCCGCGTTTCCTGTGGATGTGGCCGAACGCGCGCATCTCCGTGATGGGTGGCGAGCAGGCTGCATCAGTGCTCGCCACGGTCAAGCGCGATGGCATCGAAGGCAAGGGCGGACAGTGGAGCGCGGAGGAAGAAGACGCCTTCAAGCAGCCGATCCGCGATCAGTACGAACGTCAGGGGCATCCGTTCTACGCGAGCGCGCGCCTGTGGGACGACGGCGTGATCGATCCGGCCGACACGCGCACGGTGCTCGGTCTCGGTCTGTCGGCCGCGCTCAATGCGCCGATTCCGGAAACACGCTTCGGCCTGTTCCGCATGTAA
- a CDS encoding YchJ family protein, which produces MASPQSPQDKDREGCPCGGLAFEDCCARYLEHGEIAPTAEALMRSRYTAFVRQNAPYLLDTWAARTRPATLDFGDAPQWLGLQVKAHLQRDEHHAEVEFVARYKVGGRAHRLHERSRFERTDDGRWRYIDGDLFD; this is translated from the coding sequence ATGGCAAGCCCCCAATCGCCGCAAGACAAAGACCGCGAAGGCTGTCCGTGCGGTGGCCTCGCGTTCGAAGATTGCTGCGCGCGTTACCTCGAACACGGCGAGATTGCGCCCACGGCGGAAGCACTGATGCGCTCGCGCTACACGGCGTTCGTGCGCCAGAACGCGCCGTATCTGCTCGACACATGGGCGGCACGCACGCGTCCCGCGACGCTCGACTTCGGCGACGCCCCGCAGTGGCTCGGCCTTCAGGTCAAAGCCCATCTGCAGCGCGACGAGCACCATGCCGAAGTCGAATTCGTCGCCCGTTACAAGGTCGGCGGACGCGCTCACCGGCTGCACGAACGCAGTCGCTTCGAGCGCACCGACGACGGCCGCTGGCGCTACATCGACGGCGACCTGTTCGACTGA
- a CDS encoding 2-hydroxychromene-2-carboxylate isomerase: MTSAIDFYFDFASPYGYFASTCIDDIASRNGRGVAWHPILLDIVYKVNGTGAPVQHPIKTEYLKNDVARTARFHGIDYKRPTHFPIPTQAAERAVLWVQDHRGGDLSAEFAKSIFRALYVDDVNIGDPAELVRLGEALGIDGAALDIGMHSPAAKDHLKAEIDLAMARGVFGSPFVIVDGEPFWGFDRFTQVEACLKHGKI, encoded by the coding sequence ATGACGTCCGCCATCGACTTTTATTTCGACTTCGCATCCCCGTACGGGTATTTTGCGAGCACCTGCATCGACGACATCGCTTCGCGCAATGGGCGTGGCGTCGCGTGGCATCCGATCCTGCTCGACATCGTCTACAAGGTGAACGGCACGGGCGCACCGGTGCAGCATCCGATCAAGACGGAGTATCTGAAGAACGACGTGGCGCGCACCGCGCGCTTTCATGGCATCGACTACAAGCGGCCGACGCATTTCCCGATCCCTACGCAAGCCGCCGAGCGCGCCGTGTTGTGGGTGCAGGACCATCGCGGCGGCGACTTGTCGGCCGAGTTCGCGAAGTCGATCTTCCGCGCGCTCTACGTCGACGACGTGAACATCGGCGACCCGGCGGAACTGGTACGGCTCGGCGAAGCCCTCGGCATCGATGGCGCGGCCCTCGACATCGGCATGCACTCGCCCGCCGCCAAGGACCACCTCAAAGCCGAGATCGATCTGGCGATGGCGCGCGGCGTGTTCGGCTCGCCGTTCGTGATCGTGGACGGCGAACCGTTCTGGGGCTTCGACCGTTTCACGCAAGTCGAGGCCTGTCTGAAGCACGGCAAGATCTGA
- a CDS encoding SDR family oxidoreductase: protein MKTALIIGASRGIGMEFVRQYRADGWRVFATARNEDGLAALRELDAEALKLDVTRVESLSGLSWQLDGVELDVAVYNAGVNSERTTGLAPITKDEFDRVFHTNVLGAMQVAPLVLPFVEAAGGSFGFLSSRMGSVELMESNGSWLYRASKAAVNSVVKAVSLEARRATCVAMHPGWVRTDMGGENADIDVETSVAGMRRVLARAPGERATHNGGFYNYDGTPFPW from the coding sequence ATGAAAACAGCGCTCATCATCGGTGCCTCGCGCGGCATCGGCATGGAATTCGTACGGCAGTATCGTGCAGACGGCTGGCGCGTGTTCGCTACTGCACGCAATGAAGACGGTCTGGCCGCTCTGCGCGAGCTGGATGCCGAAGCCCTGAAACTCGACGTTACGCGCGTGGAGTCGCTGTCCGGTTTGTCCTGGCAACTCGACGGCGTGGAACTCGACGTGGCGGTCTACAACGCCGGTGTGAACTCCGAACGCACGACCGGTCTCGCGCCGATCACGAAGGACGAGTTCGACCGCGTGTTCCACACCAACGTACTCGGCGCGATGCAGGTCGCGCCACTCGTGCTGCCTTTCGTGGAAGCGGCGGGCGGCAGCTTCGGTTTCCTGTCGAGCCGCATGGGCAGCGTCGAATTGATGGAGTCGAACGGCAGCTGGCTCTATCGCGCGAGTAAAGCCGCCGTGAATTCGGTCGTCAAAGCGGTGTCGCTCGAAGCCCGGCGCGCTACGTGCGTCGCCATGCATCCGGGTTGGGTACGCACCGACATGGGAGGCGAAAACGCCGACATCGACGTGGAAACGAGCGTGGCCGGGATGCGCCGCGTGCTGGCCCGTGCCCCAGGCGAGCGCGCCACGCACAACGGCGGCTTTTACAACTACGACGGCACGCCGTTCCCCTGGTAA
- a CDS encoding acetyl-CoA C-acetyltransferase: protein MQQDPIVIVSAARTPMGGLQGVFSDVTAPQLGAAAIRAAVERAGLKPEQVDEVVMGCVLPAGQGQAPARQATLGAGLPLAAGATTVNKMCGSGMRAAMFAHDMLVAGSADVIVAGGMESMSNAPYLLPKARAGMRMGHGQVIDHMFFDGLEDAYDKGRLMGTFAEECADRYAFTREAQDAFAIASLERAQNATKDGSFAWEITAVTVPGRKGDTVVEQDEQPFKANPEKIPTLKAAFRKDGTVTAANSSSISDGAAALVLMRESTAKRLGLTPLARIAGHSTFAQQPGLFTTAPVGAMRKLFEKTGWSTADVDLFEINEAFAVVAMAAMHEFDLPHDKVNIHGGACALGHPIGASGARILVTLIGALRKTGGKRGVASLCIGGGEATAMAIELV, encoded by the coding sequence ATGCAACAAGACCCGATCGTCATCGTTTCCGCTGCCCGCACGCCGATGGGTGGCCTGCAAGGGGTATTCAGCGATGTCACCGCGCCCCAACTCGGTGCTGCCGCCATTCGTGCGGCCGTCGAACGCGCTGGCCTGAAGCCGGAGCAGGTCGACGAAGTCGTCATGGGCTGCGTACTGCCAGCCGGTCAGGGCCAGGCGCCTGCGCGTCAGGCCACGCTCGGTGCAGGCCTGCCGCTCGCAGCCGGTGCCACCACCGTCAACAAGATGTGCGGCTCCGGCATGCGCGCCGCGATGTTCGCCCACGACATGCTCGTCGCCGGTAGCGCCGACGTCATCGTCGCCGGTGGCATGGAAAGCATGAGCAACGCTCCCTATCTTCTGCCCAAGGCGCGCGCCGGCATGCGCATGGGTCACGGTCAGGTCATCGACCACATGTTCTTCGACGGTCTGGAAGACGCTTACGACAAAGGTCGCCTGATGGGCACCTTCGCCGAAGAGTGCGCCGACCGTTACGCCTTCACCCGCGAGGCGCAGGACGCCTTCGCCATCGCCTCCCTCGAACGCGCGCAGAACGCCACGAAAGACGGCTCGTTCGCGTGGGAAATCACCGCCGTGACGGTGCCGGGCCGCAAGGGCGACACCGTCGTCGAGCAGGACGAGCAGCCGTTCAAGGCCAACCCCGAGAAGATTCCGACGCTCAAGGCCGCCTTCCGCAAGGACGGCACCGTCACCGCCGCCAACTCGTCGTCGATCTCCGACGGCGCTGCCGCGCTCGTGCTCATGCGCGAATCGACGGCCAAACGCCTCGGCCTCACGCCGCTCGCGCGCATCGCCGGTCACAGCACCTTCGCGCAACAACCGGGCCTGTTCACGACCGCCCCGGTCGGCGCGATGCGCAAGCTGTTCGAGAAGACCGGCTGGTCGACGGCCGACGTCGATCTGTTCGAGATCAACGAAGCGTTCGCCGTCGTCGCGATGGCCGCGATGCACGAATTCGATCTGCCGCACGACAAGGTCAACATTCACGGCGGTGCGTGTGCGCTCGGCCACCCGATCGGCGCGTCCGGCGCACGCATTCTCGTCACGCTGATCGGCGCACTGCGCAAGACCGGCGGCAAGCGGGGCGTGGCGAGCCTGTGTATCGGCGGCGGCGAAGCGACGGCGATGGCCATCGAACTCGTCTGA
- the can gene encoding carbonate dehydratase: MTEDKDQPLIHLLDNNRAWVASVNAEDPAFFERLSKIQTPEYLWIGCSDSRVPANQITGLAPGEVFVHRNIANVVVHSDLNCLSVLQFAVEVLKVRHIMVVGHYGCGGVGAALDGAKMGLVDNWLRHVRDVYERHIDQIDALPSRDARHDRLCELNAIEQVVNICHTTVLRDAWARNQPVTVHGWVYGLRDGLVRDLRMSVNSLESLPRIYDRCVEAMAELRHPRA, encoded by the coding sequence ATGACCGAAGACAAAGACCAACCTCTCATCCATCTGCTCGATAACAACCGCGCCTGGGTGGCCAGCGTGAACGCGGAAGATCCCGCGTTTTTCGAGCGTCTGTCAAAGATACAGACCCCGGAATACCTCTGGATCGGCTGCTCGGATTCGCGCGTGCCCGCGAACCAGATCACCGGCCTGGCGCCGGGCGAAGTGTTCGTCCACCGCAATATTGCCAACGTGGTGGTGCACAGCGACCTGAACTGCCTGTCGGTTTTGCAGTTCGCCGTCGAAGTGCTGAAAGTGCGTCACATCATGGTCGTCGGCCACTACGGCTGCGGCGGTGTGGGTGCGGCACTCGATGGCGCGAAGATGGGCCTCGTCGACAACTGGCTGCGCCACGTGCGTGACGTCTATGAGCGCCACATCGACCAGATCGACGCGCTGCCCTCACGCGACGCCCGTCACGATCGCCTGTGCGAGTTGAACGCCATCGAACAGGTCGTGAATATTTGTCACACCACCGTCCTGCGCGACGCCTGGGCCCGCAACCAACCGGTCACGGTGCACGGCTGGGTGTACGGCCTGCGCGACGGTCTGGTGCGCGACCTGCGCATGTCGGTGAATAGCCTCGAATCCCTGCCGCGTATCTACGATCGCTGCGTGGAAGCGATGGCCGAATTACGTCATCCACGCGCCTGA